In Marasmius oreades isolate 03SP1 chromosome 1, whole genome shotgun sequence, one DNA window encodes the following:
- a CDS encoding uncharacterized protein (CAZy:PL14) — MSSPSYSRCFPLTSSYFLSLLHLSLSLQAGTNALASQYSLATSTSFPFPTSTLSSSDSQSHIVSKWSLEKAKIQDGSQSIAFVADPLNASPGPVLRVTYPKGSYSHDTGGVQFINLWNSTNDQPYRSMMLSYDLLFDKGFDWVKGGKLPGLRGGPNVTGCSGGNLPTGHDCFSTRLMWRKGGAGEVYAYIQSPNGLCQESSVTCNSDFGISVSRGSFTFSRGKWIRVTLLVQLNNPPDVANGNLEL; from the exons ATGTCCAGTCCCTCCTACTCTCGATGCTTCCCCCTTACTTCGTCttattttctttctttacttcACCTTTCATTGTCACTGCAAGCAGGAACTAATGCGTTGGCTTCTCAATATTCGCTTGCTACTAGCACTTCGTTCCCATTTCCCACTTCTACCCTCTCTAGCTCCGATTCCCAGTCTCATATAGTCTCCAAGTGGTCCTTGGAGAAGGCCAAAATTCAAGATGGCTCTCAAAGTATCGCTTTTGTTGCCGATCCGCTCAACGCCTCTCCAGGACCTGTTTTACGAGTCACGTACCCCAAAGGAAGCTACTCGCACGATACCGGGGGTGTCCAGTTCATCAACCTCTGGAACTCTACAAATGATCAACCCTACCGGTCTATGATGCTCAGCTACGATCTTTTATTTGACAAAGGCTTTGATTGGGTAAAGGGAGGGAAGCTTCCAGGACTGCGAGGTGGTCCGAACGTGACTGGTTGTAGCGGTGGAAACCTGCCCACTGGACACGATTGCTTCAGTACTCGACTAATGTGGAGGAAGGGCGGTGCCGGGGAAG TTTACGCCTACATCCAGTCTCCAAATGGTCTTTGCCAAGAAAGCAGTGTTACATGCAATTCGGACTTTGGCATCAGTGTGTCGAGGGGATCCTTCACTTTTTCCCGGGGAAA ATGGATCCGTGTTACTCTTTTAGTCCAACTAAACAATCCCCCAGATGTTGCCAACGGCAATCTTGAACTCTA
- a CDS encoding uncharacterized protein (BUSCO:EOG09262BHE), whose product MILSRFTSLTSSFPKYFRSLATVQSGSKSPTAVVMLNMGGPSTVEETHNFLLNLFSDGDLIPLPFQRYLAPIIAKRRTPKIEKQYAEIGGGSPILRYTQIQGEGMVKLLDELHPETAPHKPYVAFRYARPLTEETARQMKADGVKRAIAFTQYPQYSCSTTGSSLNELYRRGRAGEFGDVEWSVIDRWGTHPGFIEAVAQNIEASLAKYPPSERSEVVLLFSAHSLPMSVVNRGDPYVLEVSASVSTVMDRLGHSNPYRLVWQSQVGPSAWMGMQTGEALKGLARLGRKKVILVPIAFTSDHIETLYELDLEYAEEARELGIRIERSESLNDSPVFIRALADIAAEHLNQKKVGPTSLQLGLRCPGCTNATCGQQKAWFGNGGRA is encoded by the exons ATGATTCTATCCAGATTCACCTCCTTGACATCCTCTTTCCCGAAATACTTCCGCTCTCTCGCGACCGTACAAAGTGGTTCAAAAAG TCCAACAG CGGTTGTTATGCTCAATATGGGCGGCCCATCAACC GTCGAGGAAACGCACAATTTTCTCCTTAATCTCTTCTCCGACGGAGACTTGATTCCATTGCCATTTCAAAGATACCTTGCGCCTATCATAGCTAAGAGAAGGACACCAAAAATAGAGAAGCAATATGCCGAGATTGGAGGAGGTTCTCCGATTCTTCGATACACCCAAATTCAGGGGGAGGGCATGGTCAAGTTACTCGACGAACTCCATCCAGAAACAGCACCACACAAACCCTACGTGGCATTTCGTTATGCACGCCCTCTCACCGAGGAGACTGCGCGTCAAATGAAGGCCGATGGCGTTAAGCGTGCGATTGCCTTTACCCAGTATCCTCAATATAGCTGCAGCACTACAGGCAGCAGTCTGAATGAATTGTACAGGAGAGGCAGAGCGGGAGAGTTTGGTGATGTTGAATGGAGCGTGATTGACCGTTGGGGAACGCATCCGGGATTCATTGAG GCTGTGGCTCAGAATATCGAAGCCTCTCTCGCTAAATATCCTCCTTCCGAAAGATCAGAAGTTgttcttttattttctgcCCATTCCTTACCTATGTCCGTGGTGAACCGCGGGGATCCCTATGTTCTTGAGGTTTCGGCGTCAGTATCCACAGTCATGGATCGCTTAGGACATTCAAATCCATACCGGCTTGTCTGGCAATCACAAGTCGGTCCTTCCGCATGGATGGGTATGCAAACAGGAGAAGCTTTGAAAGGTTTAGCTCGGTTAGGGAGAAAGAAGGTTATTCTCGTACCCATCGCCTTCACTAGCGACCATATCGAGACGTTGTATGAGCTTGATTTAGAGTACGCAGAAGAGGCGCGAGAA CTTGGGATACGAATTGAGCGATCAGAGTCTTTAAATGATTCTCCGGTCTTCATACGAGCCCTTGCAGATATCGCCGCCGAGCATCTTAACCAGAAAAAAGTGGGACCGACGAGCTTGCAGCTTGGACTTCGGTGTCCTGGATGTACGAATGCAACATGCGGACAACAAAAAGCATGGTTCGGAAATGGAGGACGGGCGTGA
- a CDS encoding uncharacterized protein (BUSCO:EOG09262BHE) translates to MLPFLTLFIFISIEFQVEETHNFLLNLFSDGDLIPLPFQRYLAPIIAKRRTPKIEKQYAEIGGGSPILRYTQIQGEGMVKLLDELHPETAPHKPYVAFRYARPLTEETARQMKADGVKRAIAFTQYPQYSCSTTGSSLNELYRRGRAGEFGDVEWSVIDRWGTHPGFIEAVAQNIEASLAKYPPSERSEVVLLFSAHSLPMSVVNRGDPYVLEVSASVSTVMDRLGHSNPYRLVWQSQVGPSAWMGMQTGEALKGLARLGRKKVILVPIAFTSDHIETLYELDLEYAEEARELGIRIERSESLNDSPVFIRALADIAAEHLNQKKVGPTSLQLGLRCPGCTNATCGQQKAWFGNGGRA, encoded by the exons ATGCTACCTTTCTTGACTCTGTTCATTTTTATTTCAATCGAGTTCCAGGTCGAGGAAACGCACAATTTTCTCCTTAATCTCTTCTCCGACGGAGACTTGATTCCATTGCCATTTCAAAGATACCTTGCGCCTATCATAGCTAAGAGAAGGACACCAAAAATAGAGAAGCAATATGCCGAGATTGGAGGAGGTTCTCCGATTCTTCGATACACCCAAATTCAGGGGGAGGGCATGGTCAAGTTACTCGACGAACTCCATCCAGAAACAGCACCACACAAACCCTACGTGGCATTTCGTTATGCACGCCCTCTCACCGAGGAGACTGCGCGTCAAATGAAGGCCGATGGCGTTAAGCGTGCGATTGCCTTTACCCAGTATCCTCAATATAGCTGCAGCACTACAGGCAGCAGTCTGAATGAATTGTACAGGAGAGGCAGAGCGGGAGAGTTTGGTGATGTTGAATGGAGCGTGATTGACCGTTGGGGAACGCATCCGGGATTCATTGAG GCTGTGGCTCAGAATATCGAAGCCTCTCTCGCTAAATATCCTCCTTCCGAAAGATCAGAAGTTgttcttttattttctgcCCATTCCTTACCTATGTCCGTGGTGAACCGCGGGGATCCCTATGTTCTTGAGGTTTCGGCGTCAGTATCCACAGTCATGGATCGCTTAGGACATTCAAATCCATACCGGCTTGTCTGGCAATCACAAGTCGGTCCTTCCGCATGGATGGGTATGCAAACAGGAGAAGCTTTGAAAGGTTTAGCTCGGTTAGGGAGAAAGAAGGTTATTCTCGTACCCATCGCCTTCACTAGCGACCATATCGAGACGTTGTATGAGCTTGATTTAGAGTACGCAGAAGAGGCGCGAGAA CTTGGGATACGAATTGAGCGATCAGAGTCTTTAAATGATTCTCCGGTCTTCATACGAGCCCTTGCAGATATCGCCGCCGAGCATCTTAACCAGAAAAAAGTGGGACCGACGAGCTTGCAGCTTGGACTTCGGTGTCCTGGATGTACGAATGCAACATGCGGACAACAAAAAGCATGGTTCGGAAATGGAGGACGGGCGTGA